Proteins encoded together in one Streptomyces umbrinus window:
- a CDS encoding NmrA family NAD(P)-binding protein gives MDLLGGAVIDSLLSRGARVRGLVRDLGSDRAQSLAGRGVELVRIDVSDAASLPAALQGADAFFFMTTLEGDTHDVDGETRQGIALIDAAVAAAVPNVVFSSAGGADRDSGVPLFESKRHLEERLEKSGLRVTLVRPVVYMDHLPLLGPSVEHGEVVLRLPLPDHIPLQLITIRDIGQISASFLLGTAEAPAGSIEIAGDQRTGGQIAAAFGERAGLPARYEALPLQAFDDNPHLQAMFRWLQETPAFQADIEAVKVIEPTVWDLPAWVRSSGWAVPTPGQ, from the coding sequence TTGGATTTACTGGGCGGAGCGGTCATCGACTCGCTCCTGTCCCGCGGTGCGCGCGTACGAGGCCTCGTCCGTGACCTTGGCTCCGACCGGGCACAGTCACTCGCCGGCCGAGGAGTCGAGCTCGTCCGCATCGACGTCAGTGACGCCGCATCGCTGCCGGCTGCGCTGCAAGGTGCGGACGCGTTCTTCTTCATGACCACCCTCGAGGGTGATACCCACGACGTTGATGGCGAGACGCGCCAGGGCATCGCCCTCATCGACGCGGCGGTAGCGGCGGCCGTGCCGAACGTGGTCTTCAGCTCGGCCGGAGGTGCCGACCGCGACTCGGGCGTGCCGCTCTTCGAGTCGAAGCGCCACCTGGAGGAGCGCCTTGAAAAGTCCGGCCTGCGGGTGACACTGGTGCGACCGGTTGTCTACATGGACCACCTGCCGCTCCTGGGACCGAGCGTGGAGCACGGCGAGGTCGTGTTGCGTTTGCCGCTGCCCGATCACATCCCGCTGCAGCTGATCACGATCCGCGACATCGGGCAGATCAGTGCCTCCTTCCTGCTCGGGACCGCAGAAGCGCCGGCCGGCAGCATCGAAATCGCCGGCGACCAGCGCACCGGCGGTCAGATCGCCGCCGCGTTCGGCGAGCGCGCCGGCCTGCCGGCACGCTATGAGGCTCTGCCGCTGCAGGCCTTTGACGACAACCCTCATCTCCAGGCAATGTTCCGCTGGCTGCAAGAGACGCCGGCCTTCCAGGCCGACATCGAAGCAGTGAAGGTGATCGAGCCGACCGTGTGGGACCTGCCTGCGTGGGTGCGCTCCAGCGGATGGGCGGTCCCAACGCCTGGCCAGTGA